AGCGGCTGCTCGAACGAGCTCGACCACATCCCCAGCGGTTCCAGAATCGCCCGCTGGACGTACTGCTCGAAGCGCTGGCTGCTCACCCTTTGGACCCAGATAGCCCGCCAGTGCATAGCCGTAGTTGGAGTAGGCCGGTGTGGTGCCGGGAGAGAAGATCTGCCGCGGAGGGTGCGCGGTCAGCTGGGCGCGCAGGTCGGGTTGGGCCCCAGGAGGCTGGCTGACAGCGGCAGCTGGCCACTCCTCGAACCCGGCGGTGTGGCTGAGCAGCTGGCGCAGCGTCACCGGCCCCTTGGGTAGTTCTAGCGGGAAGTCCAGATAGCGGCGTACGTCGACGTCGAGATGACCGCGGTGGCGGTGAACACCTTCGACACCGAGCCGGCCCGAAACAGCTGGCGCACCGGGTCGACGGGAGCGGCCCCGGGTATCGCCTTCGACTGATCGCTGGCCCCATAGCCGCGTAGGGCAGCCACCTGAGTGCCCTGCACCACGACCACGGTCGCGCCCGGCAGCGCATCCCGCTCCAGCAGGGTCGGGATCACACCATCGAGCCAAGCGGACAGATCCTCGCCGGTCAGCTCGTGCACCTGCGGTGCGGCGACGGCGCTATCGGGAGGGGTGAGATCGGCACCCGTGATTAGCAGCGCCAGGAGCATGACTATGACCGAGCAGATACCGAGGGCCGTGCCTGGTTTCCCCATCGCTCTCTCACCCTGCAGAAAGGAGTCATATGACCTGAAAGCTATAGGTCTTGCCGATCCGCGTGGGATCGGCTGCCATCAGATAGCTTGCTCCCCGCGCCAGCGCGACGTCTGGTCCTGGCGCATTTTGGCGACCTACCATCCGGGCGCTCGAGGGCAGCGAGTTGCCGACGTACGACGAAGGCCGTCGCGAACACTGCGATTACTTTGGCTGCGTACGACGCCTGGTGGACAGGGCGCATGACAGGACCGCCACTGGTTTTGCGTCGCATCGCCGAGGCTGCAGGGCGCTGTCCAACGCTGCTCGGCTACTCTCAGCGCGCCTCACCAACACTGACCGAGAGCCATGCCGTCACTTTGCAAGCAAGGGGTTAGGGGTTCGAGTCCCCTGGCTCCACTCCTAGTCACGGCGGGTTTGCCCCTGCTTGGTTCCAATCAGCGGCGAGCCGTTCCGCCAGGGTCGCGAGCATGGCCATGGCCGCCTCTGGTCGCTCCTCCAGTATGGCGTGTAGCTCGGCTCCCCTCAGAGTCAGCCC
The genomic region above belongs to Gemmatimonadales bacterium and contains:
- a CDS encoding serine hydrolase, which gives rise to MGKPGTALGICSVIVMLLALLITGADLTPPDSAVAAPQVHELTGEDLSAWLDGVIPTLLERDALPGATVVVVQGTQVAALRGYGASDQSKAIPGAAPVDPVRQLFRAGSVSKVFTATAVISTSTYAAIWTSR